The genomic region AATATTTTAGGGTTTAAATGAATATCACCAACATAAAATTAAGCTTAGTGGATGTAGGAGCTCCAACAATCCTTAGATTCACCGTCCTGCAGTTATTTAGTTACTAATATGGGGGACCACTCTTTTTCACCATTGTCCATTTAGAATATTATTCGTTATAAGTTTTCTTCTGGCATGGATGCTATTTTAAACTACCGCTGTTAGCTGGTATTAGTCAGCTAATTGTTTCAATCAAATGTCCCTAGTACGTCAAAAAAAAGGTATACTTCACATGGGCTGGTTTACACCAAACTTCTGTAAGGGTCATGAGGATAATTAGTTATTTTGCAACCAATAATAGCGTAGCCAAACCAAACCAACTTCATCAGGCAGAAGTTCCTGGGTTGTAATTCCAAGTAGGTCAAATTTATATTTTTGGTCATCTTTGTAGCCAGCATACAGTAAATCTTGTGCCCATGGTCCATCCCAAACCAAGACGCTAGTTGTGCAAACTTCCTACTTGCCCACCAGTGGTTTACCAGATTCCTGAATACCTAGTTCCTCTGTATTACATGTTCTGTCCTTAAGGCCACATATCTAAATGTCTGAATATATCACACAAtacaatcatcatcatcatcatcatcatcatcatcatcatcatcatcatcatcatcatcatcatcatcatcatcatcatctttatttaaagagactcttggtccattattacaaaacatacaacactcaaatacaaactaaaaaaaggcagccataccaatgtttccacagaggtgactggtatcgtacagcactgagacacggatttgaaagcagcataatgacagagttatgagaaacattcaatcgacagatgaatttgtacaaTGCTTAACTATTTGAAATGATTCACATTGAAAAGGCCATGAGTTTTAATCAAGGtcaaaaatacaataaagtaTACACTACTTTTGTACCGTAGTCGCTACAGATATAGACTTACTGATTAAAGTTCAACAGGTTGGTGTTGAAGCCCCTTATCTCATTCAACATTCAGCCAGTGGAGAAATAAACAATCAGCCTTATTCAATTTAAAGTCTGATATAGGATGTTTATGTTGTATCCACGGTGATTTGACGTCCTGCCCTCTCAGAGTTCGTTGGATGGAGGTAATCAGCCAGTCCATGATGGAGTTTCCTCAACTCTTTCATCCGTCTGACATCCTGCGATACCATTCAGGCCATTTTGACCAGTAGTCCCTCGAGCATGAAAGTAAAGTATTTTCCATGTGTGAACCAGTGGTGTGAAACCTAACAGTAACACAGCAATCCAATGAGTTGCCAAGATTCACACATCATCATCATAATCATCGTCATTCTGCCTCAGCCTCCTCTCACGTCCTCTCTGGCTCCCTCTTTGAGGAAGCCGACCCACTGGATCCTGACAAAGCATGTACTGTGTCCAGATTTTCCTGAACGCTGTGCGGAATTTCTTGATGCGGAAAGCGTACACGATTGGGTTGACCGCAGAGTTGCCATGGGTTAGGATGATGGCGATGTAAATGAGGGAAATGGGCTTATCACAGGCAGGCCAAAAGAGGGTGATGCAGTTGAGGATGTGAAGAGGGAGCCAGCTAACTGCAAAGAGGAACAGAACGAGTGCGAGCGACTTGGCTAGCTTCAGCTCCTTCCCAAAGTAGCGGCTAGGGTCTGTGTGGCTCGCTGTCACCTACAGAGAGATAAAGAAGAAAATCATCAGCGAATACGTTTAACTTTACATTATCCAGTTCACAGTAAGTCTGTTTAAATACTATtttaaggtcccctattatactgtttttcattactttataataggtctcagatatatacaaaacatgtctctgaagtgttttgctcgaaacaccaaacagatcattgcaacatcccataatcccctctgtttcagccctgtttcaaaagagctgattctctgtctgttactttagatgaaaaggagcccctcccctcgcccctctgagagatatttggttaaaaagaatgcacaatggtgctctaggaggagattcaggtgataagtggggggcgggggttaccttggttactgattggctaatggttacacaagccaaacacTCGTTATGACAtcttaaagtggccaaaatctgatcagctcattttcagacaggtttttatagaaatggatcaggagaaAAAGTGAGTGAATCTTTTTTCCAGAAACTTTTAGAATCTCTTAACACataaacacatgtttatgtataaaatacatgacaaagtgtattttgcacaataggtgacctttcatTTGAAGACACAAGAAAAAATGAAGAGGACTACCTCACCTTCTTGTTGAGATGCTTGTGGATCATGTAAAAAATCTCGATGTAGATAGCGAGCATGAGGAGCAAAGGCGGCAGAACCCAGCCAAAGAAGTTGAAGTAGACCATGTAGTCCATGCTGATGACCGTCTCAAACTCACAGGTCACCAGGAGGTCATCAGTGAGCAGGGAGCCATTGTCACGGAGAAACTGCAGGTTATTCCAACCCAACATGGGCGTGAGGCCCACTATGAT from Pseudochaenichthys georgianus chromosome 5, fPseGeo1.2, whole genome shotgun sequence harbors:
- the LOC117446938 gene encoding adenosine receptor A1-like, with product MALPYLKALYIGMEVVIALLSVIGNVMVVWAVRINRSLRDTTFCFIVSLALADIAVGALVIPLAITISIGLQTHFYSCLLVACTVLVLTQSSILALLAIAIDRYLRVKIPMSYKRVVTPRRAGTAVLLCWLVSIIVGLTPMLGWNNLQFLRDNGSLLTDDLLVTCEFETVISMDYMVYFNFFGWVLPPLLLMLAIYIEIFYMIHKHLNKKVTASHTDPSRYFGKELKLAKSLALVLFLFAVSWLPLHILNCITLFWPACDKPISLIYIAIILTHGNSAVNPIVYAFRIKKFRTAFRKIWTQYMLCQDPVGRLPQRGSQRGRERRLRQNDDDYDDDV